A window from Leptothermofonsia sichuanensis E412 encodes these proteins:
- a CDS encoding DUF2470 domain-containing protein — MSDSFSPEISDRICKHMNDDHADAVLLYARVFGNSPEASAAEMVSIDAQGMNLLTQVNGAQAPLRVAFDHVLQDAEDAHQTLIAMVKQARQQGK; from the coding sequence ATGTCTGACTCCTTTAGCCCTGAAATCAGCGATCGCATCTGCAAGCACATGAACGATGACCATGCGGATGCCGTATTACTCTACGCCAGAGTGTTTGGCAATTCTCCTGAAGCCTCTGCCGCAGAGATGGTTTCCATTGATGCCCAGGGGATGAATCTACTGACTCAGGTCAACGGTGCTCAAGCTCCTCTGCGGGTTGCATTTGATCATGTTTTACAGGATGCTGAAGATGCCCATCAAACGTTGATTGCAATGGTGAAGCAGGCAAGGCAACAGGGAAAATGA
- a CDS encoding ABC transporter substrate-binding protein, producing MMVNVRGRGVLAIAPLLAIALISCGTPKPETPSLPGESLSSPSLIPQGALVYGSSGQPVNLEPGNITDGNSIIVQDQIYNRLMEFKPGSTELVPALATNWSVSKDGKTWTFKLRQGVKFHDGTPFDAAAVKFNVERWWDPKHPNGYRNAGRTYEIWEQIFGGFKGDANSLLQQVVVVDPLTLQFVLKQPFAAFPSAIAAGFFGIASPTAIQTAGDRYGTPGSLAVGTGPFVFKEWRTGDRILLEKNPGYWQSGLPKTDQLVVRFVTDPAARLAQLRAGQLDFTVELTPDQRREIESDPNLQAITRPSYNVGYLALNPSYKPLADVRVRQAIAYAINRPAIVQAFWGDLGLHDAHFLPPPLSWARSKTLKPYPHDPQKAKQLLAQAGYGKGLDLELWYMPVSRPYFPTPKPIAEAFAADLSAIGIRVSLKTKDWAAFLADRRKPPGYQSFMLGWTGDFGDPDSFLYPHFGPGGTSDLGNWKNEKVIQLLNQGRATGNMTARGKIYAQLDEILHREVLRLPIVHSQPLLAKRKTVQGWVPSPLGSEPFETISKPK from the coding sequence ATGATGGTCAACGTTCGGGGGCGGGGGGTGCTGGCGATCGCGCCGCTGCTGGCGATCGCCCTAATCAGTTGCGGTACGCCCAAACCGGAAACTCCGTCTCTTCCGGGTGAGTCGTTGTCTTCTCCATCCCTCATCCCCCAGGGGGCACTGGTTTATGGCTCAAGTGGACAGCCCGTCAATCTGGAGCCAGGAAATATTACCGATGGCAACTCCATCATTGTCCAGGATCAGATCTATAACCGGCTGATGGAGTTTAAACCCGGTTCAACCGAACTGGTGCCCGCCCTGGCAACAAACTGGTCTGTCTCTAAAGACGGCAAAACCTGGACATTTAAGCTCCGTCAGGGTGTGAAGTTCCACGATGGAACCCCGTTTGACGCTGCGGCAGTGAAGTTCAATGTTGAGCGCTGGTGGGACCCTAAACACCCCAATGGCTATCGCAATGCAGGCAGAACCTATGAAATCTGGGAACAAATTTTTGGGGGTTTTAAAGGCGATGCCAATTCCCTGCTGCAACAGGTGGTGGTGGTCGATCCGTTGACGCTTCAGTTTGTCCTGAAACAGCCATTTGCGGCGTTCCCCAGCGCAATCGCAGCCGGTTTCTTTGGCATCGCCAGTCCCACGGCAATCCAAACAGCAGGCGATCGCTACGGGACCCCCGGTTCCCTGGCAGTTGGGACGGGTCCGTTTGTGTTTAAGGAATGGCGCACGGGCGATCGCATCCTGCTGGAAAAAAATCCGGGTTACTGGCAGTCCGGGTTGCCCAAGACGGACCAGCTTGTCGTCCGGTTTGTTACTGACCCGGCTGCTCGACTGGCCCAACTGCGGGCAGGACAGCTTGATTTCACCGTCGAACTGACCCCTGACCAGCGGCGGGAAATTGAGAGTGACCCCAATCTGCAAGCCATTACCCGCCCGTCCTATAACGTTGGCTATCTGGCACTCAACCCCAGCTACAAACCACTGGCAGATGTGCGCGTGCGGCAGGCGATCGCCTATGCTATTAACCGTCCGGCAATTGTTCAGGCATTCTGGGGCGACCTGGGACTGCACGATGCCCATTTTCTGCCGCCACCACTCTCCTGGGCACGCTCCAAAACCCTCAAGCCATACCCCCACGATCCACAAAAGGCAAAGCAGTTATTAGCTCAGGCTGGTTATGGCAAAGGGCTTGACCTGGAACTCTGGTACATGCCCGTCTCCCGCCCCTATTTCCCCACCCCCAAACCAATTGCCGAAGCCTTCGCCGCTGATCTGAGTGCGATTGGGATTCGGGTCAGCCTGAAGACAAAAGACTGGGCAGCCTTCCTGGCAGACCGGCGCAAGCCGCCTGGCTACCAATCTTTTATGTTGGGATGGACAGGGGATTTTGGCGACCCCGACAGCTTCCTTTATCCCCACTTCGGTCCGGGCGGCACCAGTGATCTTGGTAACTGGAAAAACGAGAAAGTAATTCAGCTTTTGAATCAGGGACGGGCAACCGGAAATATGACTGCCAGAGGGAAAATTTATGCTCAGTTAGATGAGATTTTGCATCGTGAAGTCCTGCGTCTTCCGATCGTTCACTCCCAACCGCTGCTGGCAAAACGCAAAACCGTTCAAGGGTGGGTTCCCAGCCCTCTGGGCAGCGAGCCATTTGAGACGATTAGTAAACCGAAATAG
- a CDS encoding sensor histidine kinase, whose protein sequence is MPKWLLPTLSEILTSSDPTWIVSDGSAAQGSVAQESGAEPAGCRRSTSQLALQRVRAEREWTGAIAAFSTMLHDAITTHPWSDPSTIRGLVLSGPLPVISHPDLINQVSTWSLTTHSLHTASWMPFKLLPASGCPTAERDNLTTSALPLLPDDPLAGEQFCLVLTPWFSLVMVLGETPAGKPAFMFSFLPKVVQQAWEAIRPRILLMNAHQVEHLDVLVQKFPPITPDYQTVMQFSRLMLAHLPEPLEEWRNDSAHDPRQEVVKEVIHPAPNQNVPVSCPLPEAPSPDVELLKALAHEIRTPLATIRTLTRSLLKRPDLSPDVLKRIKMIDRECSEQIDRFGLIFRAVELETSSTRHAAMSLTRTSLAQVLQDSIPRWQKQATQRQLTLDVLLPQKMPMVVSDPTMLDQALTSLIERFTRNLPVGSHIKVEVTPAGSQLKLQLESNPQDSGASQDNHFMAQAVHQPLLKAIGQLLMFQPETGSLSLNLSVTKNLFQALGGKLIVKQRPQQGEVMTVFLPLEMGSSNVVDV, encoded by the coding sequence GTGCCCAAATGGTTATTGCCAACACTGAGTGAAATTTTAACCTCAAGCGATCCGACCTGGATCGTGTCAGATGGGTCTGCGGCTCAGGGGTCTGTGGCTCAGGAGTCTGGGGCAGAGCCGGCAGGCTGTCGTCGCTCCACCAGCCAGTTAGCGCTTCAACGGGTGCGGGCAGAACGGGAATGGACCGGGGCGATCGCCGCCTTCAGTACCATGCTCCACGATGCCATCACTACCCACCCCTGGAGTGACCCGTCCACCATCCGCGGGCTGGTTCTTTCAGGTCCTCTCCCTGTCATTAGTCATCCCGATCTGATCAACCAGGTTTCTACCTGGTCGCTGACGACCCATTCCCTCCATACAGCGTCCTGGATGCCATTTAAACTGTTGCCCGCCAGTGGCTGCCCAACAGCAGAGCGCGATAACCTGACAACATCCGCCCTCCCCCTTCTACCCGATGATCCACTGGCAGGGGAGCAGTTCTGTCTGGTGCTGACTCCCTGGTTCAGCCTGGTCATGGTCCTGGGTGAAACCCCAGCCGGTAAGCCAGCATTTATGTTTTCCTTCCTGCCCAAAGTGGTGCAGCAGGCATGGGAAGCCATTCGTCCCCGCATTCTGCTGATGAATGCCCATCAGGTTGAGCATCTTGATGTCCTGGTTCAAAAGTTTCCACCCATAACCCCTGACTATCAGACGGTCATGCAGTTCAGCCGTCTGATGCTGGCGCATCTGCCAGAACCATTAGAAGAATGGCGCAACGACTCTGCCCATGACCCCCGGCAGGAGGTTGTTAAAGAAGTCATCCATCCGGCTCCGAATCAGAACGTCCCCGTCTCCTGTCCCTTACCTGAGGCTCCCAGCCCGGATGTTGAGTTACTGAAAGCACTTGCCCATGAAATCCGAACACCGCTGGCAACGATTCGGACGCTGACGCGATCGCTCCTGAAACGTCCCGATCTCTCCCCCGATGTGCTCAAGCGCATCAAGATGATTGACCGGGAGTGCAGTGAGCAGATTGATCGATTTGGCTTAATCTTCCGGGCAGTGGAGTTGGAAACCTCCTCCACCCGCCATGCTGCCATGTCCCTGACCCGCACCTCCCTGGCACAGGTGTTGCAGGACAGCATACCCCGCTGGCAAAAGCAGGCAACCCAGCGCCAGCTTACCCTGGATGTGTTGCTGCCCCAGAAGATGCCAATGGTAGTAAGTGACCCGACCATGCTGGATCAGGCACTAACCAGTTTGATTGAGCGATTTACCCGCAATTTGCCCGTAGGCAGCCATATCAAGGTCGAAGTTACCCCTGCTGGCAGCCAGCTTAAACTGCAACTGGAATCAAACCCACAGGACTCTGGAGCCAGTCAGGATAACCACTTCATGGCCCAAGCCGTTCATCAACCCCTGCTGAAGGCGATCGGGCAGTTACTCATGTTTCAGCCCGAAACCGGCAGCCTCAGCCTCAATCTGTCCGTGACCAAAAACCTGTTTCAGGCATTGGGCGGCAAGCTAATTGTCAAACAACGCCCCCAACAGGGCGAGGTCATGACGGTGTTTCTGCCACTGGAGATGGGAAGTTCTAATGTTGTGGATGTTTGA
- a CDS encoding alpha/beta fold hydrolase: MSFPTMPQVQIRGFHHYYEWITTSDDRTPRGKPVMVFIHGWGGSARYWESTARAIADTFDCLLYDLRGFGRSNVMPTEGFECPGYELETYAEDLAILLDQLGLQRVYLNAHSAGASIAVYFLNLYPQRVDRAILTCNGIFEYDEKAFTAFHKFGGYVVKFRPRWLYGLPFADRMFMKRFLHRPLSRAISRSFLEDFLMANDEAALGTIFTCVSQKAAEVMPQEFAKLAVPTLMVSGDRDIIIPAEMGRKAAALNDLIEFVSIPDTAHFPMLEDPPTYLRLIREFLGVTDAVPSY, translated from the coding sequence TTGTCATTTCCTACGATGCCGCAGGTTCAGATTCGTGGTTTCCATCATTACTATGAGTGGATAACCACTTCAGACGATAGAACCCCCAGGGGCAAACCCGTGATGGTGTTTATTCACGGCTGGGGTGGTTCTGCCCGTTACTGGGAGAGCACGGCCCGTGCCATTGCGGATACCTTTGATTGCTTGTTGTATGATCTGCGCGGATTTGGGCGATCGAACGTAATGCCCACGGAAGGATTTGAGTGTCCTGGTTATGAGCTGGAAACCTATGCTGAAGATCTGGCCATTTTGCTGGATCAACTGGGCTTGCAGCGTGTCTACTTGAACGCCCACTCTGCGGGGGCTTCCATCGCGGTTTATTTCCTGAACCTCTATCCGCAACGAGTAGACCGGGCAATTCTGACCTGCAATGGAATTTTTGAATACGACGAAAAAGCCTTCACTGCTTTCCATAAATTTGGCGGATACGTGGTTAAGTTTCGTCCCCGCTGGCTTTATGGATTACCCTTTGCGGATCGGATGTTTATGAAACGGTTTCTTCACCGTCCTCTATCCAGAGCTATCAGTCGCTCGTTCCTGGAAGATTTTTTGATGGCAAATGATGAGGCTGCCTTGGGAACAATCTTCACCTGTGTCAGCCAGAAAGCGGCTGAAGTAATGCCCCAGGAATTTGCCAAACTGGCTGTGCCCACGCTGATGGTGTCTGGCGATCGCGACATTATCATTCCGGCTGAAATGGGACGTAAGGCGGCGGCCTTAAACGATCTGATTGAGTTTGTGTCCATCCCTGATACGGCACACTTTCCTATGCTGGAGGACCCCCCTACCTACCTCAGACTGATTCGAGAATTTTTAGGCGTAACCGACGCAGTCCCCTCTTATTGA
- a CDS encoding DedA family protein → MAEWITNTMNSLGYLGIGLLMFLENIFPPIPSELIMPLAGFTVAQGKMNLGGVLLAGVVGTMVGTLPWYYAGQWLGESRLRRLADRHGKWLALSGRDIDQANDWFQKHGARAVLLCRLVPGVRTVISLPAGISQMSILAFLLYSFVGTTAWIVILTALGYFLGNNYHLVEYYLGAVSRLVLFGLAGALGLWIFRRSKKLRSIRRRG, encoded by the coding sequence ATGGCTGAATGGATCACGAACACGATGAATTCCCTGGGTTATTTGGGGATCGGGCTATTGATGTTTTTGGAGAATATCTTTCCACCCATCCCGTCAGAACTGATTATGCCCCTGGCGGGATTTACTGTTGCTCAGGGCAAAATGAATCTGGGTGGGGTGCTGCTGGCTGGAGTGGTGGGAACCATGGTCGGCACGCTGCCCTGGTACTATGCCGGTCAGTGGCTGGGGGAATCGCGTCTGCGGCGGCTGGCAGATCGCCACGGCAAATGGTTGGCGCTTTCGGGGCGGGACATTGATCAGGCAAACGACTGGTTCCAAAAGCACGGTGCCAGGGCGGTTCTCCTGTGCCGACTGGTGCCGGGAGTCCGTACCGTGATTTCCCTGCCGGCTGGAATCAGCCAGATGTCCATTCTGGCTTTTCTACTCTATTCTTTTGTGGGAACCACGGCCTGGATTGTAATCCTGACAGCCTTGGGCTATTTCCTGGGTAACAATTATCATCTGGTCGAGTATTACTTAGGAGCCGTTTCCAGGCTGGTTCTGTTTGGATTGGCTGGGGCATTGGGGCTGTGGATCTTCAGGCGGAGCAAGAAGTTACGCTCAATCAGGCGTCGAGGTTGA
- a CDS encoding ABC transporter ATP-binding protein, with translation MKSPVRYWQLLAYVRPQGRIIVQGLLCTLVFMAIWPLLAGIAGEIAVSIARGDVLTIARLAGISTIVFLIQKIAQYGQDSLIAKASLAIAFNLRKQVYAHLQRLSLSYFEKIQSGDLAYRLTEDIDRVGEVVNKVFHQFVPSILQLIVVLGYMVYLNWQLTLAALIIAPLMALLITFFGEQLRQLSFRSQSRISNLSAMLVEVFSGMRLLQAFAAEEYMLDRFSREAERNRRTRYRTEQLKAIQLPVVGFLESLSLLLLLLLGGWQVSLGNLTGGQFVSYLTAVLMLIDPISLVTSNYNEFKQGEASIDRIFELLDLQPLVEDRPGAFALPPVTGKVEYRNVSFAYQPGQPVLKHLDLLVMPGEAIALVGSSGAGKSTMANLLPRFYDPQEGQILIDGTDIRDVTLSSLRRQIGIVPQETILFSGTIAQNIAFGQESFDLEAVQKAAMIANAHQFIDEFPQGYQTWVGERGVNLSGGQRQRLAIARAVLLNPRILILDEATSALDSESESLVQEALERLMQNRTVFIIAHRLATVRRADRILVLEQGRMVEAGTHAELLEQGGRYARFYAQQFQE, from the coding sequence TTGAAATCTCCTGTTCGCTATTGGCAACTCCTGGCATATGTTCGACCTCAGGGTCGAATTATTGTGCAAGGGTTACTTTGCACACTGGTATTTATGGCGATCTGGCCCCTCCTGGCAGGGATTGCAGGCGAAATCGCCGTATCCATTGCCCGGGGGGATGTGCTGACGATCGCCCGTCTTGCCGGAATCAGTACCATTGTTTTTTTGATCCAGAAAATTGCTCAGTACGGGCAGGATTCCCTGATTGCCAAAGCATCCCTGGCGATCGCGTTCAATCTTCGGAAACAGGTTTATGCCCATCTTCAGCGGCTCAGCCTCAGCTACTTTGAGAAGATTCAGAGTGGGGATCTGGCCTATCGATTGACTGAGGATATTGACCGGGTGGGAGAGGTCGTCAACAAGGTCTTTCACCAGTTTGTCCCCAGCATTCTGCAACTGATCGTTGTCCTGGGCTACATGGTCTACCTCAACTGGCAGCTTACCCTGGCGGCGTTGATCATTGCTCCCCTGATGGCACTGTTAATTACCTTTTTTGGTGAGCAATTGCGCCAACTCTCCTTCCGGAGCCAGAGCCGTATTTCTAACCTGTCAGCCATGCTGGTAGAAGTGTTTAGTGGTATGCGGTTGCTCCAGGCGTTTGCCGCCGAAGAGTACATGCTTGACCGCTTCAGTCGGGAAGCGGAGCGCAATCGTCGCACTCGCTACCGCACGGAGCAATTGAAAGCAATTCAACTTCCAGTGGTGGGTTTTTTAGAGTCCCTCAGCCTGTTGTTGTTGCTGCTACTGGGTGGGTGGCAGGTTTCTCTGGGAAACCTGACCGGGGGGCAGTTTGTTAGCTATCTAACTGCCGTGTTGATGCTGATTGATCCCATTTCCCTGGTCACCAGCAACTACAACGAGTTCAAGCAGGGAGAAGCCTCCATTGACCGGATCTTTGAGTTGCTCGATCTTCAACCGTTGGTTGAAGATCGACCGGGGGCATTTGCGCTTCCCCCGGTCACCGGCAAGGTGGAGTACCGGAATGTCAGTTTTGCCTATCAACCCGGACAGCCTGTTTTGAAGCATCTGGATTTGCTGGTCATGCCAGGGGAGGCGATCGCCCTGGTGGGTTCTTCAGGTGCTGGCAAATCAACGATGGCAAATCTACTTCCTCGGTTTTATGACCCCCAGGAAGGGCAGATTCTGATTGATGGCACCGACATTCGAGATGTGACACTGTCCAGCTTGCGACGGCAGATTGGCATTGTTCCCCAGGAAACGATCCTGTTTTCGGGGACGATCGCCCAAAACATTGCCTTTGGACAGGAGTCCTTTGATCTGGAAGCGGTTCAAAAGGCTGCCATGATTGCCAATGCCCACCAGTTTATTGACGAATTTCCCCAGGGCTACCAGACCTGGGTGGGGGAGCGGGGGGTTAACCTATCCGGTGGGCAGCGTCAGCGGTTGGCAATTGCCCGTGCCGTACTTCTTAACCCCCGCATCCTGATCCTGGATGAAGCCACCTCTGCCCTCGACTCAGAATCTGAATCGCTGGTTCAGGAAGCACTGGAACGTCTGATGCAAAACCGTACTGTTTTCATTATTGCTCACCGTCTAGCAACCGTGCGCCGGGCAGATCGGATTCTGGTGCTGGAACAGGGACGGATGGTAGAGGCTGGCACCCATGCTGAACTGCTGGAGCAGGGAGGACGGTATGCCAGGTTCTATGCCCAGCAGTTTCAGGAGTGA
- a CDS encoding TIGR04168 family protein, whose translation MTYASSRVADAPILLARAIKIAVVGDVHNQWDADDEMALRHLGVDLVLLVGDFGNESIEIVQQIARLSLPKAVVLGNHDAWYTATPWGVKHCPYDRRMEDRVQQQLDLLGDAHVGYGRQEFPKLGVTVVGGRPFSWGGSEWKNAEFYQSRFGVSSFSESAARIAEAASHAESDTILFLGHCGPSGLGDRPEDPCGRDWQPLGGDHGDPDLAEAIAQTRRSGKKVPLVAFGHMHHQLRHTRQHLRTPIVASPEGTVYVNAASVPRIVHQGRECLRNFTLVTLQNSVVLQVSLVWMNQAFDLHSEKVWYRRPDDPSQTEQNQALPASVQLP comes from the coding sequence ATGACATATGCTTCCAGTCGGGTGGCCGATGCACCGATTCTGCTTGCACGGGCAATTAAAATTGCTGTTGTGGGGGATGTCCACAACCAGTGGGATGCCGATGACGAAATGGCTCTACGTCATCTCGGGGTAGACCTGGTTCTGCTGGTTGGAGATTTTGGGAATGAATCGATTGAGATTGTGCAGCAGATTGCCCGTCTTTCCCTGCCAAAGGCGGTTGTGCTGGGGAACCATGATGCCTGGTACACGGCAACACCCTGGGGAGTGAAGCATTGCCCCTACGATCGCCGCATGGAAGACCGGGTACAACAGCAGCTTGATCTCCTCGGAGATGCCCATGTTGGCTATGGCAGGCAAGAGTTTCCCAAGCTGGGGGTGACCGTGGTGGGTGGGCGACCCTTTAGTTGGGGCGGCTCCGAGTGGAAAAATGCCGAGTTTTACCAATCGCGGTTTGGAGTTAGCAGTTTTTCGGAATCCGCTGCTCGAATTGCCGAAGCCGCCAGCCATGCTGAATCAGATACCATCCTTTTTCTGGGGCACTGTGGTCCTTCAGGGCTGGGCGATCGCCCGGAAGACCCCTGTGGGCGGGACTGGCAACCCCTCGGTGGCGATCATGGTGACCCTGACCTGGCAGAGGCGATCGCTCAGACGCGGCGCTCCGGCAAAAAAGTACCTCTGGTCGCCTTTGGGCACATGCACCACCAGCTTCGACATACCAGACAGCATCTCCGGACACCGATCGTCGCCAGCCCAGAGGGTACCGTTTACGTCAACGCCGCCAGTGTGCCCCGGATTGTGCATCAGGGCAGGGAATGCCTGCGAAATTTTACCCTGGTCACGCTCCAGAATAGCGTTGTGCTCCAGGTTTCCCTGGTTTGGATGAATCAAGCTTTCGATCTCCATTCAGAAAAGGTGTGGTATCGCCGACCGGATGACCCCTCTCAGACTGAACAGAACCAGGCTTTACCCGCGTCAGTCCAACTGCCCTGA
- a CDS encoding glycosyltransferase family 4 protein, with protein sequence MRIAFLDTIDYDYTIDTAYQKPLGGSSSALCYLAEALVKQQQEVFLLNKTTTPGWSRGVMCLPFYELSPEIRQSFDVLVVVNMAGEGQSMKQVLNPATKLILWSGHAHNQPFMQGLLDREEQQVYDGIALVSDWQRDQYHHHFGIDLSQMRVLRNAISPAFRDRFPPSSPILAQKTQPPVLAYTSTPFRGLDILLEVFPRICKAVPGTVLQVFSSMKVYNMADTDYEPLYQQCRQMEGVEYIGSVSQPALADYLQTATALAYPNTFAETSCIAVMEAMASGCQVVTSELGALPETCAGFGRLIPVTGNWETFKDDFVNQLVDVLQSCVGSAIDRTEQHLRQQIHFVNATYNWTVRAGEWIEWLQELINQRSGATVVLPESASQPWSLQQAAYQAYLDGQYSQAALLYQQMVQTEAAHQTGYWYLGLMLLLQGLLEAAQEVWLTAMMEGDIDQLDQRLAELVMFLQTECDCQQATGNQQAAAVIQSAIQQLKDGN encoded by the coding sequence ATGCGGATTGCATTCCTGGATACAATCGACTACGACTACACGATTGACACAGCTTATCAAAAACCTTTGGGTGGCTCATCGTCTGCGCTGTGCTATCTGGCGGAGGCGCTGGTCAAGCAGCAACAGGAGGTCTTTTTACTCAACAAAACAACCACACCGGGATGGTCACGGGGGGTGATGTGCCTGCCATTTTATGAACTGTCTCCTGAAATTCGACAGTCGTTTGATGTCCTGGTGGTGGTGAATATGGCAGGTGAGGGTCAGTCAATGAAACAGGTGCTGAATCCAGCCACAAAACTCATTCTCTGGAGTGGACATGCCCATAACCAGCCTTTTATGCAGGGCTTACTGGATCGGGAAGAACAGCAGGTTTATGATGGCATCGCCCTTGTGAGTGACTGGCAGCGCGACCAGTATCACCATCATTTTGGGATTGATCTGAGCCAGATGCGTGTGTTGCGCAATGCCATCAGTCCAGCGTTTCGCGATCGCTTCCCCCCGTCGTCCCCGATTCTGGCTCAGAAAACCCAACCACCTGTTCTGGCTTATACCAGCACTCCCTTTCGGGGGCTTGACATTTTACTGGAGGTGTTTCCCCGCATTTGTAAGGCAGTGCCAGGTACGGTTTTGCAGGTGTTTTCCAGTATGAAGGTCTACAACATGGCGGATACAGATTATGAACCACTCTACCAGCAGTGTCGGCAAATGGAGGGAGTTGAGTACATCGGTTCTGTCTCACAACCAGCCCTCGCTGACTATCTGCAAACTGCAACTGCCCTGGCATACCCCAACACCTTTGCAGAAACCTCATGCATTGCCGTCATGGAGGCAATGGCGAGCGGCTGTCAGGTGGTAACCAGCGAACTGGGGGCATTACCAGAAACCTGTGCCGGTTTTGGTCGCCTGATACCCGTAACCGGCAATTGGGAAACGTTTAAGGACGATTTTGTCAATCAGTTGGTGGATGTTCTACAGTCCTGCGTTGGCTCCGCCATAGACAGGACAGAGCAACATCTGCGGCAACAAATCCATTTTGTAAATGCCACCTATAACTGGACAGTCCGGGCGGGGGAATGGATCGAGTGGTTACAGGAGCTGATCAATCAGAGAAGCGGAGCAACCGTTGTCTTGCCTGAATCAGCCAGTCAGCCATGGTCGCTCCAGCAAGCGGCTTACCAGGCATATCTTGATGGGCAGTACAGTCAGGCAGCCCTCCTTTACCAGCAGATGGTTCAGACAGAAGCCGCCCATCAGACTGGTTACTGGTATTTGGGTTTGATGTTGCTGTTGCAGGGATTGCTGGAAGCCGCGCAAGAAGTCTGGCTAACCGCCATGATGGAAGGCGATATTGACCAGTTAGATCAACGTCTGGCGGAACTGGTGATGTTCCTGCAAACAGAGTGCGATTGCCAGCAGGCAACAGGTAACCAGCAGGCAGCAGCGGTGATTCAGTCCGCGATTCAACAATTGAAGGATGGCAATTAA
- a CDS encoding GNAT family N-acetyltransferase has protein sequence MTQTTPQICLRSATQTDIPVLFRLIKALADYEKLTHAVTGNEVLLQEHLFGSRPYAEAVLAEYGGEAAGFALFFYNYSTFLTRPGIYLEDLFVLPGYRRQGIGKALLTYLAQRAMAEGCGRLEWSVLDWNEPAICFYNRIGADVLPDWRICRVTGDALINLANPGGDTLDS, from the coding sequence ATGACTCAAACAACTCCTCAAATCTGCCTGCGTTCAGCTACACAAACTGATATACCGGTTCTATTTCGGCTGATAAAAGCACTGGCAGATTATGAAAAGCTGACCCATGCTGTCACCGGCAATGAAGTCCTATTGCAGGAACATCTATTTGGATCACGTCCCTATGCGGAAGCAGTTTTAGCCGAATATGGGGGAGAGGCAGCCGGTTTTGCCTTGTTTTTCTATAACTACTCCACCTTCCTGACCAGGCCGGGAATTTACCTGGAAGACCTGTTTGTCTTACCGGGGTATCGGCGGCAGGGAATCGGCAAAGCGCTATTAACCTATCTGGCACAAAGAGCAATGGCTGAAGGCTGTGGCAGGCTGGAATGGAGTGTCCTGGACTGGAACGAACCTGCCATTTGCTTTTACAACCGTATAGGGGCAGATGTGCTTCCTGACTGGCGTATTTGCCGGGTTACAGGGGATGCCCTGATTAATCTGGCAAATCCAGGAGGTGACACCCTGGATTCCTGA
- a CDS encoding glycogen debranching protein: MSIWVNEQLDPSGILYSCIACCNEEMAQECHQSFQERLTEQQRSEGWIARLRTVESWDEVPANALKLD; the protein is encoded by the coding sequence ATGTCTATCTGGGTAAATGAACAACTGGATCCATCTGGGATCCTCTATTCCTGTATTGCCTGCTGTAATGAAGAGATGGCACAGGAATGCCACCAATCTTTTCAAGAGCGGTTAACTGAACAGCAGCGATCGGAGGGTTGGATTGCCCGCCTGCGAACGGTCGAATCCTGGGATGAAGTTCCAGCAAACGCTCTCAAGTTGGACTAG